In a genomic window of Meleagris gallopavo isolate NT-WF06-2002-E0010 breed Aviagen turkey brand Nicholas breeding stock chromosome 1, Turkey_5.1, whole genome shotgun sequence:
- the NUAK1 gene encoding NUAK family SNF1-like kinase 1, whose amino-acid sequence MSDLQVAIKSIRKDKIKDEQDMIHIRREIEIMSSLSHPHIITIYEVFENKDKIVIIMEYASKGELYDYISERRRLSERETRHFFRQIVSAVHYCHKNGVVHRDLKLENILLDDNFNIKIADFGLSNLYHKDKFLQTFCGSPLYASPEIVNGRPYRGPEVDSWALGVLLYTLVYGTMPFDGFDHKNLIRQISSGEYREPTQTSDARGLIRWMLMVNPERRATIEDIANHWWVNWGYKSSVCDCDAMRDSESPLLARFIDWHHRSTGLQPETDTKMKCLSKPKGPEVTLERQRSLKKSKKENDIAQSIQEGGAENASKPTSKRPKGILKKRSNSEHRSHSAGFIEGVVSPVLPSAFKLEQELCRTGVAIKSVVEGEVAGKYGTKQSSLMPKKGILKKTQQRESGYYSSPERSESSELLDNNDETVNSDTSPGVTEPSRNGSYSHTCRRKGILKHNGKYSTSSTESALISPDTPTLEAMEEVVLPGDALPRSYSRPSSVISDDSILSSDSFDFLDLQENRPNRQRIRSCVSAENFLQIQDFEGLQNHPRPQYLKRYRNRLGDSSFSLLTDMDDVTQVYKKALEICNKLN is encoded by the exons ATGAGTGATCTGCAG GTTGCAATTAAATCCATTCGTAAGGACAAAATTAAGGATGAGCAAGATATGATTCACATCAGACGGGAGATTGAGATCATGTCATCCCTCAGCCACCCTCATATCATCACCATATATGAAG tgtttgaaaataaagataagaTTGTGATCATCATGGAGTACGCAAGTAAGGGAGAGTTGTATGATTATATCAGTGAGAGGCGACGACTGAGCGAAAGAGAAACAAGACACTTCTTCCGACAAATAGTCTCTGCTGTACATTACTGCCACAAG aATGGTGTGGTCCACAGGGACCTAAAATTGGAAAACATCCTTCTTGATGACAATTTTAATATTAAG ATTGCTGATTTTGGACTCTCCAACCTTTATCACAAAGACAAATTTTTGCAGACCTTTTGTGGAAGCCCACTGTATGCTTCCCCTGAAATTGTGAATGGCCGACCTTACAGAGGCCCCGAG GTTGACAGCTGGGCCCTTGGTGTATTGCTTTACACTCTGGTTTATGGAACCATGCCCTTTGATGGCTTTGATCACAAAAATCTCATCAGGCAGATCAGCAGTGGAGAATATCGTGAACCAACACAGACCTCAG ATGCTCGTGGTCTCATCAGATGGATGTTGATGGTGAATCCTGAACGCCGAGCAACCATTGAAGACATTGCCAATCACTGGTGGGTTAACTGGGGCTACAAGAGTAGTGTTTGTGACTGTGATGCCATGAGGGACTCTGAGTCCCCATTGCTAGCAAGGTTCATTGATTGGCATCACCGCTCTACTGGCCTCCAGCCAGAGACTGATACAAAAATGAAGTGCCTTTCTAAGCCCAAAGGTCCCGAAGTCACACTAGAGAGACAAAGGTCTctgaaaaaatcaaaaaaagaaaatgacattgCACAGTCCATCCAGGAAGGAGGAGCTGAAAATGCATCCAAACCCACTTCCAAAAGACCCAAAGGCATCCTGAAGAAAAGGAGCAACAGTGAACATCGATCTCACAGTGCAGGGTTCATTGAAGGTGTGGTCAGCCCAGTGTTACCTTCTGCTTTTAAGTTGGAGCAGGAGTTGTGTAGGACTGGTGTAGCCATTAAAAGTGTTGTGGAGGGAGAGGTAGCTGGCAAATACGGCACTAAGCAGTCTTCACTAATGCCAAAAAAAGGAATCTTAAAGAAGACTCAGCAGAGGGAGTCCGGCTATTACTCCTCTCCAGAACGAAGCGAATCTTCGGAACTCTTGGACAATAATGATGAAACAGTAAACAGTGATACCTCTCCAGGGGTCACAGAACCATCCAGAAATGGGTCTTACAGCCATACCTGCAGGCGTAAGGGTATCTTGAAACATAATGGCAAGTATTCTACCAGCAGCACTGAATCTGCTTTAATTAGCCCTGATACACCAACCCTGGAGGCCATGGAAGAAGTAGTCCTGCCTGGAGATGCATTACCTCGAAGTTACAGTCGCCCTTCCAGCGTGATTAGTGATGACAGTATTTTGTCCAGTGACTCCTTTGATTTTCTGGATTTGCAAGAGAACAGGCCAAACAGACAGAGGATACGGAGCTGTGTCTCTGCTGAAAATTTCCTACAGATCCAAGACTTCGAAGGACTTCAGAACCATCCACGGCCACAGTACCTAAAACGGTATCGCAACCGTCTGGGGGACAGCAGTTTTTCCCTTCTCACAGACATGGATGATGTGACTCAGGTCTACAAGAAAGCCCTAGAGATCTGCAACAAGCTCAACTAG